ACACATTTGCCTGTATTTATGAGGATATTCTCGAATGATCCATATATGGGCAAAAACAAATGTGGGGCCTCGTTTCATTATGCCACGTCTGTGTGTGTTGTCCCCATTACTAGGGCAAGCTGGAGGCTCCTTTTGTGCATGGCTCCCTTTACTTATATGCCAAAATAGTCCGTAcaagtttttgaattttgacCCTCAGATTGAAACGTCCGGAGAAAATAGCCGCTAAATTATTAAGCTAAGTAAtcacttaattaatttaataattaaatcttAGTTAATAATTCGGTCAAATTAAGTTTTATACTAGGGATATAATTAACCTCTTAATTTAAAATGGATCAAACCTAAATTAAATAGGTTTAAATCataattaagttatttaatattattattaaataggctaatttagataaaaatcatattgtgtacatttacttaaaaataatttatttattaaatatgttatacAAATTAAGGtgaatacaataaaaaaataattaatccaaatccataaaaaaaaaaaaaaaaaaactcgcaATTACATATgttatcaaatttaaattttttcatttttagagtCTATTAGATCatgtaattgaaaaataattttttattttaaaaattttgtaatactatttaattattattttttaaaacaaagttgaatagaaaataaaatttagataacaaaagaaaaacatagacCACGTAgtcatgttttctaaaatttgtttttaaattttttaacttaaaaataatttttaaaaataagtttaaaaaaatatgactaAACATTAGATTCTAAAAGACTGTAAATTTGCTGTAGGTGGTTGAAGATGAATCTAAACTATAACCCATAAACATTCCACGCCAACTTTATCCAATCCTGCATTACTCTTtatataaagttaaatttttGTTCCTCGGAATTGAACTGGAACCTTCAGCTGCCCTTCCAAATTTTCCTTTTGCGCATCCCACTTATACATTCACTatctttttagaaaaagaagtagacatatttattttatcaataaactTTAATTGATCAAAAACGAAAACTTCTCTgctgaaaaataataatttttgaaggatcaaaataatataaaaagggaaaaattgttgaaattagATTTGATAGGTTACAGGCGGTGGATACAGAATGAGAATATGTTTACGGTTataaagaaatgaaggaaagtgGGGAGGAAGTGAGGACTGAGGACTCTGGAGCGGGGGGAAAAGGGGCTGGTTTGGTCATTTTCAGATAATACCTGAGCAGTGAGCATTTTGCACACTCACTCTCCCACTCTTTCAGTAGGAGAAGAGAGAGTACAGAGTACTGCTTTGTCCATTTCCTCTCTCAAGTCTCTTCTCACATTCATTCCTTTGCTCACCCCCCCTACATCTCTGAGTCCCTCccttcactctctctctctctctctcctcatTCATTCTCTCATCAactcaatctctctctctctctttctctctctctcccccatGGCTTCAACAGTAGCAGTAGCAGCAGCTGCAGCTGAAGAACCCTCTGAGCAACCCCTGAAATATAAGGTATTAATTTCCATGTTTGAACATTGGCACCGAGCcccacttcttttttttcctctctttttcccACTGTTTTACTCTTTTTGTGctctttttctctgtttttcagACATGGGTTTTGAAAGTTTCCATCCACTGCCAAGGTTGCAAGACTAAAGTGAAGAAAGTTCTGCAGAGCATTGATGGTAATCCCCATGAAAACACTCCTCTCCTCTGTTTGGTTCCGGAGAAACTGTTGACAAttagaacaaaacaaaaagaaaatagaaccCTCCAcgtattttctttccttttcctcatACTAGTTTCTCAACGGCCAAACAGAAGTTAGTAGTACTCTTTTTGACGTGGTATTATCACCCTTTGCAGGTGTTTATACAATAAACATTGACCAAAAGCTACACAAAGTTACAGTTACTGGCAACGTCGACGTGGAGACCCTTATTAAGAAGCTGTTGAAGACTGGGAAACCCGCCGAGATGTGGCCAGAGAAGCCCTCCGGCAAAGAGAAAAAGTCCGGCAAGGGCAAgaacaaaagcaaagagaatgacccaaaaagtgaagaaaattgCAGCGATGGCAGCCCACCAGCGGACGCCGTCCTGAAGCTTGCCTCTGCTCAGAAGCATGGAGGTGAATCAAGTGATGATCAAGAGAAAGAGTTGAAAAATGGCGGGAAGGCGCCGGAAAAAGCTCCGGCCAGCGACCATCCGCCAGCGGTCGAGCACAAGGGCAGTGAAAGTGGTTGTGGTACGGGAAAAAGCGGTGGCggtaaaaagaagaaaaagaaagggcaAAAAGGTAATAATACTCAGGGTGGTCCACCGGGTTCACAGCTAAGTGGTGTACCTGCAGGCACTGGATCTCCAGCTCACAATCCGGGTACGGATCAAGTAATGGGCACGGTGAATCTCAGCCCTACACGTCAGGAACCGTGCCCGTACCCGCCAACCTTTTTCCCCCACCCGGTTTATGTTGCCAGTTACAGTACGGCCCACCCTAGCATAAGCCCTTATCCTTACACTTTCGAGATTTTCAGCGACGAAAACCCGAATAGCTGTTCCATTATATAACGATCAGCATTCAGCATACGACGCATGACGTCTGTCTAGAATGCAATGAATATAAACATATGAATTTGTCGATAGTCTCGGATGCAATTCTACAAAATTTGAGCTTTGAGTTAAGAAATCAGGTGAAGCTTGTTTTGGGCTTATGGTAAGTATTTTGTTTGGCCCTTTTTGTCCTAGGGTAATGGTAAGTTTTTGTAGTGCTAAGTCTCTCCAATGTAAGGTGGTCTTCTCTTCTTATGTTAAGATGAGTTTTTGTGAGCAATGTTTGATGTTGAATGTATCATGAGGTTTTAGAAAGGGAAGaaatatgaagaaatcaagACATAAACCAAACTCATGGCAACACTTTCTTCTCATGAAGCAGTAAGAATCTGAAAGTTGGAATCATATCTAGTAGTGGAGCTCAATATGAGGAACATTTTATCCATTACCTCATCTTTCTTTTAAGTGAAGAATATATCTTTATTGCAAACCTCGAATGGCATATTTGACAAATCTTTTCATACACTCTCCTAAGAATTGATTCCCATgagattctctctctctctttatacaCTAAAATTTGATATGTACCTGTGAAAATGAAGCATTCAGCACTGAAGACTGCATATAGTCTcaataaaaaactatattttcCCACTAAACAAACATGTTGAGTAGGTAGAATGAAGTTCAAATGCAATTTTTGCTAACATCCTCAAGGATCTTTCGACTGCGACCACTAAAAGCATCTTGCTGAAAAACCAATCAAATAACATGGTAGCAGAAACACTTAGTGTTTCCACTTTCAGAAGCTTGAAAAGCTGAGAAACCATCCTTTTAGAAGTTTGAAAAGTTGAGAAGCCGTGAGGATGGTGTTATGAGGACAGCAAGTGGGGTTCATATTGACCTAAAAGGCAAAGACAAGATGAGACATGCTGGGTCATTCATAAGAGCATATCTCAGCAGGAGGATCACTTGACTGTTTCACTGGGAATTTTCTCAGGTAACAGATTCCTGCAAACATTTACCTTGCTTACCAAGctctttgaaattttcttaaggaaaaTCATACTTCATGTATTGAGGTCATCATTCCATAAAGAATTGGCAATATATTTGTGGACTGGGTTTGAGTCATTATATACAACACAAGCTACACTTCCAAATTGAAGACTGTCTTACAAACTATTAGAAGGCAGAAAACAGAtacagaaaataaattataggcAAGTTGATGCCTTTGAAGTGCGGTGATTTGTTCCAAGGATGATCACAATTACAGTCACATCATCATGGTATTTCCTTCTCCTACCAGCTGGGATACTCATTAATTCTTCCATACTGAAACCTGCAGTGAAAATAATACCCTTTTTTTAAGCCATGGGCACTGAAACATACACTTAATTATAATTTCCAGTAAGGAAATTGACAGCATCAACTGAAGGCAAGTTTAAGGTTGTCTGTTAATAGTGTTATTCTAACACATTTTTAATGTTgttcttttgtttcctattttgaCGTATGAAACTTTCAAGTAGAAAATTTTACATGTTTGAAAATTCAATATATCATCTTCTTAGTTCACTTGGCTCGATATGTTTGACAGATTTTACTACCAGGAATAGGAGTGTGTACATGTTTTGGAAGAAGATGACATCCTAGAAACAAGTctcttatttcattttcaagaaTTGTATGCTGTTTTCAGCAAAGTATCAGTTTTCCTATCTTTCAAGCACCATTCTGATGGGAGTTTTGTGAGAATATTCCCCAAAAGACGTTTCACCTCACAAAGATTCAGAAGAATGCTAAATTCAAAACATTAGAACATATTTGCAGAAATGAAAGATAGAGCATGGTTACAGATGAACAACTTGGAATAGAATGGAGAATTCTCTGAAATGAAACACAAGGCTAAGATATCTAGGATTGTACCTGCACAATTTGCTGCTCTCAGTACTAGCTGTTCCAATAGAAACTTTGCTGGATCACCAGAAGGATTGGTCAAAATATAAGAATGGACAAGCTCTACCGCCTCATCATTGCTGAAGAAGTCAAACAAACCATCACTCCCAACTATAACAAAATGATCGGACTTTGAGATATTGTGGACATTCAATGATGGCTGTGTAGAGATATATGGAGGACTTAAGAGGTTCCGAACTCGAAGAATACCCATCAAAGCATCATTCAGTTTTTTCTGCAGAAAGAAGCCATAAAGGAAAGAAGTTAACAAAAGAACAGCAACTCATGAGAGAATATGTAAACATGCATGCAGTAGACCATATCCATTAGTTCCCACCTACTACTCTCATTATCCAAAACCAACACAATAACGTTTTATTGTGTCGACAGAAGCtttaatgcaaacaatgttagttcaaaaagacaaagataaaacaatccaCACAAAGGTATACAAAGTTTTAATGTGGTTCGGCCAAACATGCCTACATTGCTCCACCGGATGTCTCCTATTCTCCCTCACATCTCTATTCACTTCTTATGGTTTTTATAGGTTCATCTTCATCTCATGACTTTTTCCCCTTATAACctacaatatttataaagatattcctaataactttctttattctataaggaaatctaatattacaataacatATCAACTTAGGAAATATTCTAGAGAATATTCattacaaaaaggaatttacactaatttggaatttgagacactttccaaCACATTTTGTGATTTTTGGAATGAAATGAGGGAAGAGAACTTTCCCTCTCCATTTATATCCTCCATGACATGTGTAACATTCACAAACAGGGCTGCCACAAAGAAACAAACTACAGCTATTGATATATTGGATCTCTTATGGCAATGCATTTTTCCATGAGGAAAATATCTAGGCATCATTTAGAAGACAGATGATAAAGAGTTCATTTCCTCTATCATGAAGGAATCCTGGTTCACCAAACAATAATAAGACCATGTTATGAAAGTATGAAGTGGcacttttcctttttgtagACATGAAGCATGAGTAGGGGTAACTTATAATTGTTAATTATCCTCAGAAACATAATCGCAAGCTATGATCTGGAATATAATGTTTGTTGGCCTAATACAGGGgcctatcaaaataaaatatactaacCTGTTTCAGGTAACCAACTCCCAATGCACGAGTAACCttcaattttccttttactCTCCCACCAACAATTACTGAGGGATCATCAGGATGATCACATAGAAGCTGATTTCTTTCAACTTCATTATCAACAGTATGACTGTCTGTGAGCTGGATGGCTTTCAATCTCTCATCCTCATTCATGTAATCTTTAGTATATGTTGCCAATACAGCTCTACTGTCTCCTAAATTCACTGTGTACAAATCGTTTCCTATGAGAAGCACAACCAAAACACAAGACCCAACAGACACTAAATCAGGGCGATCTTCCATTTCCTGCTCAACCATGTATAAGAAATCATGTTCTGCCTGACTGAGAGAACGTTGGAGGCTATCAAGCACTCTATGCCTAAACGAATCAGATATCACTTCCATTTTGGCACATGGTCCTTTCCTGGTGAAATTGTCAACACCTATATCCTTGCTGCTGTcaaattttgaaacaattttttccACATGGCTTAAATTACCATCATCTAGAATATTTTGGAGGGAACCATCCAAACCTAAACCATTGGAAGTTCTAACAAACTCCTGTTCTGATTCCCAGTCCAATAAATTAAAGTAGCATACAATAGTTTCATACAATGTTCCAGCCAGAAAATCAGCTGCATCTCTTCCATTGAATCCATCATAGATTGCACAAAAAAGCCACCCATTTTCTTCAGAACAAACAGCTTGAACTCTGTCTTCACCAGCAGCTCCACCTGCCACTTGAACTTCCATAGCATTTAGGAAACCATCACTTCTGGAAGGAGCACTCATGGATTTCAATGAATAGGAATCATTTTCAAGAGCCTCACTTTGTGTGGATGGACTGCAACTTAAATTTGACAGACTACTTTGTAGAGAAGATGATAAGATATCCAACTTTGAAAGGGATGGTGAAGAGGGAACCCTGCGAAATGAATTGGGGGAATCCCAACTAGGAAGTTTTTCTGCCCCAATTAAACCATTGCAGATATTTGTGTTTGCCAATGTGGCATTGGCGCTTAAGGCAGCCCCAGATAAGCAAGAGAAACTGCTGGTTCTTCGGACATTAATCCTAGGCATGATTTCATATCCATTGGAAACCTCACAAGTGATACCATTGTTGCCATTACATTGATAGCCAAAACTTACTTTAATATCTCCTTTAGGACTGTCCATTAGTTCTTCTTCCATGATTTTTGGCTGCAACAGTATGAATATCTCtgtggttaatttttttaacataaaggAAAACCACAAGTTGCATTTTAAGCAACAAAATATACAGTTCTTTTAATCAactaattttacaaattatacATGCTTTTCATAACAACATGACAAGTTCATATTATCATACTACGAATAAGTCCCAATAATAGGCTGAACAtccaaaacattttaaaatgcAGAAATGCATACAGCCAACAGAAATGTGTAACAAGAGAGTTCATGCTTTTGCATATTTATACATGAAAAGCTAATTGAGTTTTAATACATGATAATTGAGTTAAAAttgcaaatttcaaatttagcTCAATATTTAAGATTTTCCATGTGCCAAAGGCCTTTTTAACGCAAACTTCATGTAGGATAGGACCTCATCAGGCTTCATCAGTTAACTGCAAGCTTATATAACATTTTAGGACTGAACTGAACCAAGCCTCAAAATTCCAACTACTTGAGTTGGCTAAACATTCTTTTCTGCCATTCAGCTTCATGTAGAGCCTTATCCTCCTTTAAAGCATAGAACATCCTGCTGTCTAACTAACTCATTCATTTTcagaaattaaacaaataatagaTAGTGGTCATGGCAGTGCCCCTTGGCCCAAATTCCTCTATCTAAACAAGACAACAAATATGATGAGACTGCTTTTATTATGGTGGGTGTCtagtttttttgtattttttgggcCAAAACAAAACAGATATCCCCAAGTTCATTGAAACACACCAAAATCCATGTACACcacaaaaaagaaacaaaaaaaaaaaaaaaaagtccattaAACTAATCAACTAGAAGAGGAGTTTATTGAGAAAAAGGTGAGAACAAGATACAAATTCAAGCATGAAACTCTATTTATATCAAAGGATATCATTTCCCAAAGCATTCATAAGTTCCTTGATGGGTACTGTCAACAGCATACACTAATGATCCGTTACaccaaaacaaaaactaaaactGGATCAATCAAAGTCAGAGCTTCTATTGGCATTAAACAACAGCTAAAcagaacaaaataagaaaaagaaaaatgaaaaaggagaacaTATTAAAACACAATCAaagagaaaccaaaaaaaatgaaaaagaagagcaGAGCATGAACTAATGGTGTAGAAAACGAAAACCCATCTTACCAGCCTGATCATTTAAATGGGTATTTGagaacaacaaaaagaaaaattgaaaaaagaagaGGAACCGAGAAACTGTAGTGCTTTCTATT
This region of Vitis vinifera cultivar Pinot Noir 40024 chromosome 5, ASM3070453v1 genomic DNA includes:
- the LOC100244170 gene encoding probable protein phosphatase 2C 40 isoform X1; this encodes MIRLPKIMEEELMDSPKGDIKVSFGYQCNGNNGITCEVSNGYEIMPRINVRRTSSFSCLSGAALSANATLANTNICNGLIGAEKLPSWDSPNSFRRVPSSPSLSKLDILSSSLQSSLSNLSCSPSTQSEALENDSYSLKSMSAPSRSDGFLNAMEVQVAGGAAGEDRVQAVCSEENGWLFCAIYDGFNGRDAADFLAGTLYETIVCYFNLLDWESEQEFVRTSNGLGLDGSLQNILDDGNLSHVEKIVSKFDSSKDIGVDNFTRKGPCAKMEVISDSFRHRVLDSLQRSLSQAEHDFLYMVEQEMEDRPDLVSVGSCVLVVLLIGNDLYTVNLGDSRAVLATYTKDYMNEDERLKAIQLTDSHTVDNEVERNQLLCDHPDDPSVIVGGRVKGKLKVTRALGVGYLKQKKLNDALMGILRVRNLLSPPYISTQPSLNVHNISKSDHFVIVGSDGLFDFFSNDEAVELVHSYILTNPSGDPAKFLLEQLVLRAANCAGFSMEELMSIPAGRRRKYHDDVTVIVIILGTNHRTSKASTCL
- the LOC104879234 gene encoding heavy metal-associated isoprenylated plant protein 35, coding for MASTVAVAAAAAEEPSEQPLKYKTWVLKVSIHCQGCKTKVKKVLQSIDGVYTINIDQKLHKVTVTGNVDVETLIKKLLKTGKPAEMWPEKPSGKEKKSGKGKNKSKENDPKSEENCSDGSPPADAVLKLASAQKHGGESSDDQEKELKNGGKAPEKAPASDHPPAVEHKGSESGCGTGKSGGGKKKKKKGQKGNNTQGGPPGSQLSGVPAGTGSPAHNPGTDQVMGTVNLSPTRQEPCPYPPTFFPHPVYVASYSTAHPSISPYPYTFEIFSDENPNSCSII
- the LOC100244170 gene encoding probable protein phosphatase 2C 40 isoform X2, whose amino-acid sequence is MEEELMDSPKGDIKVSFGYQCNGNNGITCEVSNGYEIMPRINVRRTSSFSCLSGAALSANATLANTNICNGLIGAEKLPSWDSPNSFRRVPSSPSLSKLDILSSSLQSSLSNLSCSPSTQSEALENDSYSLKSMSAPSRSDGFLNAMEVQVAGGAAGEDRVQAVCSEENGWLFCAIYDGFNGRDAADFLAGTLYETIVCYFNLLDWESEQEFVRTSNGLGLDGSLQNILDDGNLSHVEKIVSKFDSSKDIGVDNFTRKGPCAKMEVISDSFRHRVLDSLQRSLSQAEHDFLYMVEQEMEDRPDLVSVGSCVLVVLLIGNDLYTVNLGDSRAVLATYTKDYMNEDERLKAIQLTDSHTVDNEVERNQLLCDHPDDPSVIVGGRVKGKLKVTRALGVGYLKQKKLNDALMGILRVRNLLSPPYISTQPSLNVHNISKSDHFVIVGSDGLFDFFSNDEAVELVHSYILTNPSGDPAKFLLEQLVLRAANCAGFSMEELMSIPAGRRRKYHDDVTVIVIILGTNHRTSKASTCL